DNA sequence from the Centropristis striata isolate RG_2023a ecotype Rhode Island chromosome 17, C.striata_1.0, whole genome shotgun sequence genome:
GCATGCTCCTGTAATGAAGCACATGTCTGAAAGGGGCTCCGGACTGATGTGGCTGACAGTTCCCATAGAGGTCCAACATTACAGGAcccagaaaaacacaacaaagcacTTCTGTATAATCCACTGACTCCAAAACTGCCACCGGCGATGGAgatggaggtcagaggtcagaggtaaTCTACGTTAGAGGTGAATCCACACCAAACCAACCCACAAACAACAGAGTGCCGACAGTCagtgggagaagaagaagacgaagaagaagaggagcaagGCTTCATTTTCAGCCGGGAACTGTCAACAGTTTTTCACACCAAGTTTCATGCAGCCTCCCGTAAAGAGGCGGAGCCTAAGAGACAGGTGTGAAAAGTAAGGGAGGGTCACATGAGTAAAGGGGCGGGGCTAGTCACCAGGGGCTCCGTGTGCTGCTTGAGCTCCTCCAGATGCTCTAATATATTCTTCTTTGTGATGATGCCCAACAcaatcctgaaacacacacctgttactcggaaaactgcccaaaaacaacaacaacaacaacaacaacaacaacaacaacaacaacaacaacaacaacaacaacaaataaacaacaacagaagagagacagagagagaacaaacagcagcagcacaaaaacatacataacagggtgcaacttaaaatattaaacatcaacagaaaatgtcaaaatttgtcaaaaaaaatgtcaaactcaaaATTACACAACTCAATTAACACAAAACTTAAACATTAACTTTAAGTGTTATTATGAACAGTATGGAACTTTTCTATTCAACTATCATGTAGGTATGACTATTACCATCATCTTTGGTCatatttacagcagcaggaagGTGTATATGagaataacttaaaataaactacagttCCCATGTTTATTATAATGATGCCACAGTGTGTTTTTCAAGAAGCAGAAACAGTTTATTACTCTGtcaatatacacatatacagaaaacaaataaaaattaattcaattctaaaaaatacatatgaaaatatatgaatattatttaaaaaatatatataaattatacaaaaatatttttatatttattatagttttaAGTTTGAGGTTTTGTTGATGCACCCGActccaaatattttcaaaacatctgCATTTTATTTGGCTGATTTTCAGGAAATTCTGTTAAAATTTGTCCTGAATTTCGATGGAAATGTTGCAActataacaaaaacatacaataaaataaacaaaaccaacaattaaaaatataatatattataatatataatattaagatAAAGCTTATTTCTCTTGAACTTTATTGTTGTCgattcattttgtcatttttctaaaatatatttttattatttttaaatatttcttataatatttatatattttcatatgtatttttttaatttaatttatttttgatttttttgatcTGTGTATATTGACAAGAGTAATAAACTGTTTCTgcttcttgaaaaaaaaaattaaaaacacatcaatacaTTGGGAATTGCTAGATTTagtgaaaacatattttcaaatacatatttattatttttatattttttataatatttatatattttcatatgtatataaattaaatgtgtttttatttgttttctgtatcTGTGTATATTGACAGTTTAATTAACTGTTTCtgcttcttaaaaaacaaaatattattgcATTATGGCATgggaaatgtaatttattttaagtcATTCTCATATATATTCcttcctgctgctgtaaatactcACTAGAGCacaaaatgtgtattaatccacaagAAAATAGTCCCAAAAGTAAAAACCACAGTGTCCAGCTGATTAaggaaattacttttaaaagaaatataaatctTTGTATTTGTGAGCTGTTTTTAGAGATTTAATTATTGAAAAGGAGGCTCAATCCCACAGAGTACTGAGGGATGAACTCACATTTTTCACacttgtttgttgtatttttatcttTGCTGTTATATACTTCATATTACttatattttatacttaaattgcctaaattgtgtattttttatctttgaTATTTAATCACTTTCTTTGATATAATTTTCTCTATAAACGTGTGAAAACTTTAATTACAAGGCACCATTTGAAGCAGACAATTAAACTTTAATTGTGTttgaataatcataataaaacaatatattgtaccgaaaataaaataatagaaaataataaaagttcTTGAAccttttggtcttttcatgagAATGGTTGGCAgttagaaaatatataaaataacgcCAGCCTTATCTTTTAAAATATagataaaaatacttaaaaataaagattaaaataaataaaaaacactgctGCACAGCTCCTCTCTGGTGATTTTCACAGCAAACAGAGAAATATTAAACAATCTGTTTTGTAATTCCTACAATTCACCAGCAGGTGGCACTCTATAAAACCTAGACTGGAACTCCTGATTCTGACCCaacatgaggcttttatttcaCTGAAATAAACAGATTAAAAGCTGAAAATAACACTCTCATATGTTTCTTTTTCACTTCTACCTATTATGTAGCTGTAGTTAGTTTCTGCAGGTGAGGATACTCTGTTATTGCTCATTAGAGGGGTAAAGGAGGTGCAGCACAGCGGTTAGGCCAGGCCATGCAGGTCACAGGGTCAACCAGGGGTTTTAGAGCCCATGCAACACCGGACAGTGTGTACATGTGTCGCCCTCAGACGGGTGAGTCAATCACATCACCACCagataaatacagtacaggtacatctcaaaaaattagaatatcataaaaaacttcaatatttttgtcaatcatttcagaaagttaaactcgtatattatatagattcataaCACAGAGTGAactatttcaagcctgtttttcttgtaattttgatgattctggcttagagataatgaaaacacaaaactcagtgtctcagaataTTAGAATATTGTCAAACAGTTCAATATGATGGTcttgggtcagtggtggtttggggccatgtcctctgctgctgttggtccactgtgttttctgaagtccacagtcaacatagcagccatctagcaggacatttagagtcttcatgcttccacaagctctttggagatgctgctttcattttccagcaggacttggcacctgcccacactggaaaaggtaccaaaagctgcttcagtgaccatggtgttactgggctggactgaaccccataggagtctatgggctgttgtcaagaggaggtcagagacaccagatgacctgaaggctgctatcagagcaacatggtgctgtaggctgatctcctccatgccgccaagtattaatgcagtaattaatgcaaaaggagcccaaccaagtactgagtgtatagaaatgaagaaacttttcagaagcctgacatttgtttaaaatatcctttttctttattgatcttatgtaatattcttaTATTCTGAGACagtgagttttgtgttttcattatctgtaagccataatcatcaaaattacaagaaataataCAGGcttaaaatatttcactctatgtgtaatgaatctgtataatgtatgagtttcacttccggaaatgattgacaaaaaatattgactttttcacaatattctaattttttgacatGTACCTGTTCATCCTCCTCCTAAGTTTAAACCGTCCTACTCACCCGTTGTGAGTGACCAGGCACTGGCGCAGCCCGAGCTTCCTGAAGATGTCCACCACGATCTCCATGGGCGTGTGGTCGGTGACGGTGAAGGGGCTCATGTCGAGGATGGAGCGCAGTTTGAGGGGGCGGGGGCTGTCGGCGGGCAGGGTGGGAGCGTGCTGAGTGAAGTAAACCCGGGAGTTCAACATGATGCCCTCCTGCTTACGGCGAGCGTTTTCTGATGAGAAATGATCAAAGATAAACAGTGATCCAAAAGGTCAAGACAAATCATCCACTGcttgtatatattgtttatagCGTCACAATGTGTATATGTACATTTCTggttagtatttatttatgcattttttctgTAACTTATTGCTCAGTTTATTCTGCGTTTAActgaacactgtaaaaatggAGTCAAATtcctgagagagagacaagagagTGATTGTCTTGATTTATTTAGCAGATGTTTTTTCCCAAGGTGACTTAACGAGCAATTTTATTACTCATGTAATGAAATATATCagtatttgtcattttggtgaTTTAGTGTTTTGTGTTCCTTCTCCTCACCCCGCCTGACCAAtaagtaattatttattaatttatttgttgcttattattaataaataaatatttagacAAGAAATTAACCCCCAGAAGCCCAACAAGCCATAGGCCAGTgtcattttttgctcttttaacattttacttACATAattactgtggccttgtatttcactgcaacatatataatatatataaaatctatagcagctctgtggaatcagcacaatcatggctagaattGGAAACAACTCgaacatgtcttttgtgcagaataacacagttataatgacataaatcataaaaaaaagaaaaaaaacgcaagttgaatttaaaattactttttaaattggattaaaatacaatttatatatataaaacacttttccaagtgcccacaagtgtcatgaataatggagaaaataatttataaaaaataattgggtcttcacattttatacatattgaacCATTTACAATGTTACGatctttcctgtcctctcctctcagctctgtgtaaaaagattttcagtgaatatttgtcacgtttgtcaggttcgtctcagcagaatcaatcatggcttcacagtgtcgctggggagcagaatttaatgtttttaacagttaaCAATTTAGTTATTACAAATGGTTAATTTTTGGCAACGTTCTATTTTGtagaaatatcacaaatttaATCTgtatttggttactttttctaatgaaaAAGTTCTTAACCAAAGATACGTTCAAGGACCGTACTCTGATGTTGATGCCGGTTGTatttttctatgataaacagtgtatttttggcaatttgttAAATACACACTTTTAGGAACATTGACAgggttcagaggtttaagaAATAAACTTGTTATTTAAAACACTACATTCCCATATATATGGATTAACAGTCAGCCAACAATCTCAGTTTGATGTCATACCGATAGCGATAGTGATGTCCCTGCGCAGAGCGAAGCCCACCAGCCTCTGGGACTCCTTGGACACTATCACAGGGAAACCATTATAACTGGTTTCGTTGATGGTGCTCTGCAGTTCCTCCACCGTCAGGTCGTCCTGCGTCAGCACCGCTAGCGGCGCGTCGCTGCGCCGAGGCCTCATCACCTCCCGGGCCAGCGTGGTGTGTGTGAACTCCTCCTTGGCGTCCAGGAAGGGGTACCCGTTCAGACGGATGTGGGCCTCGTAGATTCCCTCGCGGCCGAAGGCGTCACCCACCCACTTGCTGGTCATGACGGCGGCCATGAGCGGGACGATGTACTCCAGCCCGCCGGTCAGCTCGAAGACGATGACGACCAGAGAGACGGTCATACGGGTCACACCGCCTGGAGAGACCAGAGAGGAggaatacacaaaaacacacacaaatatcgtCATAGAAACAAAGATTAGTAAgtgaataataaatatatgttgtaaataaaattaaataaaaatatataatttggaCAGTATGAAGGCagatataaaattatataaaaaaatataatataatggaaaataatttccatttgattttcacatttatttttgtatatttcacatatatatatatatataattaattattattttatgtctatatatatatatatatataaatatttttataaaaatatttaaaaaacaaacatttcagtatatttaaaaatattcttttttacaatttatttattttaaaatttctgTGCCAGGATGACAATCAACTGACTTCAGGCAGtccttcttttttctgcttctttctcagaattaatttttcttttaaatatatttataatatatatatatattatatatataattgtttgttttatataatgtatataataatatataaatgatcttcatatttccacatttattattcatttcaaagattttattgaaataaatttctatttttatgtaaCAGAATGAACATTAAGACATAAAATATCCAAACTGTTAAATACCAGAGATAAATTTgccttaaaaaatataaaaacaaaaaaaaaggtgcaaaaacatatttcttcaAAGTCATTAGGTCTATTAAAAAACCTTATTATCCACCACTTTAGTTACATAATTTTACTCGTTACATTTGTCAGTTTTCTTTTTATCAAGTAACAATAATATGATGCAAGGTTTTTATCTTTaggacatttttgtttcttcttgttCAGTTTGAACatgcacaattttttttgtttttattgggttttttttttaggtacaAGCTCAAATATTATTGCTCATATACTTTATATGCATATCtgccatgaaataaaaaaaataaaaaataaaaaaagtacaaatggtaaactttttgtgtcatatatgttacatgttgcaaatgcactgtaattttagaataatttttaattaaaaataaaaataaaaaacctgatcaggatgttgttttttgtctacTGTAGTGAATTAAATACCTGCAACAACATCATATCCCAAGATTTCTCTATATCCTATAAACCAATCCTGCTCATGAAAAAGCATAAATACCCAAAACGCTCCAACTCAATCAAATGTTAAAGAACATTATCTAAGTGTTCCATCGATACTCGATCATTGTGACGCCTGCAGACTCACCCAGACACGCGGCGGCGCCCACCATGGCGTAGAGCCCCGGGGTGATGCAGTCTGCTCCCACCTCGCACCACTCTTTGAACAGGAACCAGTCGTGGTGATAATACGCCAGCTGCTCCACGGCGATGCCAACGATCCGCCCGGCGATCGCCCCGATGGCCATGCTGGGGATGAACAAACCCGACGGAACCTGAGGGTCAGAAACAAGAAGCAGTTTTAGTGATCTGTGTCTGTAATCTGTgaaagaataagaaaataaatgagaaaagaagaataataaaataaaaaagaagtaaattaaatatgtagaaatgtagataaataaacaaaggaactataatgaataaaaaagtggaaaaataaatagaaataaagtagattttataaaatagaatagtaagagaacaacaaatatataatgtaaagacaaataaataaaatatatacattggaAACTatgaagacaaataaataaataataaatattctcATTtgatattcacatttatttgttcatttagttttgtatgtttatttatatatattaaaaaaatatatgaatacaaataaataaaaatatatacattagaaAGTATGAAGAAAcatataaacaaaatataatagagtaaaaaataatttacatttgatTTTCACATCTACTTTTGGatatatttattgatatattgaaaatatatatattttaaaatatatattataatatttaaatccaaattttccatttattaaaaaaatattaatttattcaatataattttaattcatttatttcatccttttattcatatatttctctattttttcattctttctccTGTTGCTTTCTTTTGCTATTCTTTGAAGTGCCAATCTGACAATCAACAGACTTTTttctctgaaagaaaataagaacCAGGGCGGACCTTGAGTCCGAAGGTGAATATGGTCATGATGATCTTGAAGATGAGCGCCAGGCAGAGCTGCCACATGGCGGCGTAGACGCCGGGCCCCGCCGGTCGGTTGGGGTTGTCGGTGAAGGCCTTGCTGCCGTTCATCTGGGCGCGGTACTGGCAGAGCTGCGAGGACTCCAGCGGGCCGCAGTCGGTGAACAGCTCCTTGATCAGCTCGCTGGTGTTCTGACGAGTGTACGGGTTCGGGAAGGCGACCACGGCGGTGATGGCCGCCACCAAGATGACCTCCAACACCGGGTACTTTCCTGAACGGAGAGAAACATGTCAGGATGTGAGCACTCATCCTCATTCGCCTCCTTTACATACAGAGCTATTTATTCTATAGTCAGTATTTTTTgccattcaattatttattcttgctgtcatattttataatttttataccTCTATACCTTATTGTCCTTAAGTGTTTGCGTGTTGTTGttctatatttgttttattcattatgggagttgcactccaatttcgttgtgctattattctattattctattctatccAGCATCTCAAATTAACTACtgatgcagatttatgagatccCTTCTGAACCAACACAGGACTTTAACCTGTGAATAAAACTGTTAATTTAGATAAAAAACACTCCATATGTCAGTCGTAGGAGTgccataaaaacaattaaatctgtaaaagaataagaataagtaaaataataaagaaataaattaaatattctaCAATATCATTTAGCAAAATATGTAGAAATAGAGTAATAAGTAAgaacaaataatacatttaaaaaaaagaaaaaaagaaataataagaaaaagaaataacagaGTAGTAAgtgaataataaatacatattgtaaataaaaatatatatgatttgGAAAATATGTagacaaatataaacaaaataaaactgaatgaataaagaagtttcattattttgtatatatttaatgatatatttcaaatatataaaaaaatgatttatatagaatttttcagtttttttaaataatgcaatttatttatttatcccttttatttatttatttgtcactttttttattctccTAAGTGCCAAGCTGAAAATCTTTCGATGCTTTCCACTTTCTTTTCcgaaaatgtcttttaaatatataaagaaataaatcaataaatgttttatatatatattcactatttcattgttttttttttattcttctttatatTTCGACAACTATCTTTTTTCTAGCACATCTGTGACTCATCATTAGTCATTCACCTTTGCTCCATAATGCTCGTAACATTAAAGATGACAGAAACGATAAAGCCGTCATCCTGAAACATTAAACTTGTGTAGTTATCCGACTTCACTGGCAGCGATCTTCCAGACAGACCCATCAGCTCCCACAGCTCCCTCCACCTTCACGCCTGGAGACGAGAGCGTACTCACCGAAGCGTGTCGACTTGCGCCGCCTGCACCAAGCGATGTTGGCTCGGATGAAGAAGGCGCCCCAGAGTCCTCCGAAGACTCCCAGCAGGATGAACGGGATGAGCTCGAACAGGTACCAGGGGGTGTGGTACTCCACGTAGAAGAGCACCAGGCGGCTGTTCCCGAACGGGTTGATGGAGCGCAGCACGAAGGCCGCCACCAGGGCGGCGAAGAAGGAGCGCCACAGTGTTTTCAGAGGAAAGTAGTAGCTCACCTGGAGAAGACAGAGGAGATGTTCACTATAATGCGTTATCCTGAGGTATGTTGTGATTTCAGAGCATGAAAGTGAAGCCGCCGTACCTCCTCCAAGCTGAAGAGAACTCCTCCGATCGGGGCTCCAAACGCAACGGACACGCCGGCCGCTGACGCAGCAGAAAGTACCtgagaggaaaacaaaaactgatGAGATGGGCCTGAAACTAGGGATGGGAAAATATAATCGCTGAATGATTAATGGtctttaagaatttggtcgttgacgtggaatttttaatcgatttgtgtattgtttcattttaattttttctatgaGGGGGCAGGCTTTCGTAgccaagcaaccagggccaggtggcggccaccaatcagagctgAGCAATCAACTGCAATCAActgctcctgtgacatttgatgccactgagagagacagaaaaacagctaaaaagtgcccctcgaacagaaagcagttttggccaaaccgtagttcctatcattgaaccgacttcactttaAGCATCCTgaattcttcctgaacgtctacatgtgtgttttgtgaagaaaaatgaagaaactattttttttacagcgaTCGGAAGAAACTTGTACCTCTGCTTTCTTCCAGAAATTTTCCTGCCTGTTTACCATGgcagtctatgaggctgtggatgcgtgttggtggcgcatctgtgtgtcctacggcCAAACTATAACTCAGACAGTTAGCAGAcgaatgtgagtgagaagacaaattttcctatgtttctatgtataaattatttctgtagagtggcatctgcGTCCTCGagtgcagtttccaaatttatcttttgataattttctctctctgtgcactctagctatgatgttattcactctagcctctccataagataacattggggggatttaaTTGGGCAGAATCATTTTAAAACCGTTTGCCGAAGCCCTTAGAAAAGTAACATCATACTTGTCATGGCTGAGCCGAAAtttttgatacctttttagtgaatgtgcaaccaaaactctgggaagagtagtcgaccgaaaaaaacacagaaatctaGGATTAGGCCTGGTGAATAGTATAGTTTAGTAATAGTCGAGTGTTGAGAGTTGagtgtgctctttcaagcacactcaactagaaaacacacagaaatacaagagtattaatttgagcaaaactagcttactgtatcaaaccttgctagcatgactaggtttaattttatccaaaacttatttaaacacaaaacacatttaaatatgaagattactgtgaaaactaaccatcgggggctaaaacataaaacattgaacctAAACCTTGACGTTATCTGTACAGTTTAATGTCAAGCGAGTTAGTTTAACGAgtaattttcttgataataaccaaaatcactatcaagaaaaccatggaaaatgtctagatatccgctcttacattaaacttttatttgtccaaacaaatgtaccttcagttgtaccaggcattaaaatgaacaagaaatttaaacaatggtctaataattttttccatgactgtatattttattttgcccatgtatgcatgcagcattTAATCGATTGATCGATTAATCGatcattaacgttatagatgctggagttggcaggtttctcccaaacgcccatccctaccAGAAACACAGTCAAACAGGTATAACAGGGGATTATTTGTTCTCCCACCTCTCGTTTCTTGGCCTCGTTCTTGCTGTACTTGGGGAAAAGGTAGGAGAAGATGTTCCCGCAGCAGCAGGCCACGTGGACCAGCGGGCCCTCCTTCCCCAGGCTGAGGCCAGACGCCACCGCCAGCACCAGAGTGATGGTCTTGATCATCAGGGTCCACTTGCCCAGGTAGCCGCGGATGATGAACCCACTCAGGATGGTCTTGATCTGTGGAGAGAGGAGATTAAACTTGAAGTGGAGCTACAAGTAGGCCTGGCacagtaacacattttttaggacgatatattttcccagaaactatcaggataaacgatagtattgttgtatcaatgttgttttagttttataacgatattagagcataataagtacatccttttccacagcaatggatttttaaatctaaagaatattaaacattggaattgaaacgtggaaaaaaatattaaaatatcatagactttcaggctccgttaacaaaacattgcaatgagataatcattacgtattatattattttattattaaaataatataaacagaaggaatggctgcttgggaaaagcacaaaaagtcacacatgtaaacgacaatatattaagtccagaaaaaactatcgtgtccatttgtATATATCgaacgaaaaaataaaaatagtgtgCAAGTAATTATCAATCAATTATTCTACTCAaattttttttgatttattttgtaaagccCCAGAACTCACTTCCttgtgaaaatgttattttttttatgaatgcaaTAGgtcaatttaaccctctgaacccaagaCAATCAGggtgtttttg
Encoded proteins:
- the clcn3 gene encoding H(+)/Cl(-) exchange transporter 3 isoform X2; the encoded protein is MEEEDAAADPYLPYDGGGDTIPLQEIPKRGSNYAMSNGGGAPSSTTHLLDFLEEPIPGVGTYDDFHTIDWVREKCKDRERHRKINSKKKESAWEFTKSLYDAWSGWLVVTLTGLASGALAGLIDIAADWMNDLKEGICLSAMWFNHEQCCWTSNETTFAERDKCPQWKSWAELILGQAEGPGSYIMNYFMYIYWALSFAFLAVCLVKVFAPYACGSGIPEIKTILSGFIIRGYLGKWTLMIKTITLVLAVASGLSLGKEGPLVHVACCCGNIFSYLFPKYSKNEAKKREVLSAASAAGVSVAFGAPIGGVLFSLEEVSYYFPLKTLWRSFFAALVAAFVLRSINPFGNSRLVLFYVEYHTPWYLFELIPFILLGVFGGLWGAFFIRANIAWCRRRKSTRFGKYPVLEVILVAAITAVVAFPNPYTRQNTSELIKELFTDCGPLESSQLCQYRAQMNGSKAFTDNPNRPAGPGVYAAMWQLCLALIFKIIMTIFTFGLKVPSGLFIPSMAIGAIAGRIVGIAVEQLAYYHHDWFLFKEWCEVGADCITPGLYAMVGAAACLGGVTRMTVSLVVIVFELTGGLEYIVPLMAAVMTSKWVGDAFGREGIYEAHIRLNGYPFLDAKEEFTHTTLAREVMRPRRSDAPLAVLTQDDLTVEELQSTINETSYNGFPVIVSKESQRLVGFALRRDITIAIENARRKQEGIMLNSRVYFTQHAPTLPADSPRPLKLRSILDMSPFTVTDHTPMEIVVDIFRKLGLRQCLVTHNGIVLGIITKKNILEHLEELKQHTEPLAASWYYHKKRYPASHGSNGKPRSRVHHVQLIRSFQDGRGGDGSEDEEEEVHLLDGSNL
- the clcn3 gene encoding H(+)/Cl(-) exchange transporter 3 isoform X4, with translation MESEQLYHRGYCRNSYNSIASASSDEELLDGAGVIMDFHTTEDDNLLDGDAASPGSNYAMSNGGGAPSSTTHLLDFLEEPIPGVGTYDDFHTIDWVREKCKDRERHRKINSKKKESAWEFTKSLYDAWSGWLVVTLTGLASGALAGLIDIAADWMNDLKEGICLSAMWFNHEQCCWTSNETTFAERDKCPQWKSWAELILGQAEGPGSYIMNYFMYIYWALSFAFLAVCLVKVFAPYACGSGIPEIKTILSGFIIRGYLGKWTLMIKTITLVLAVASGLSLGKEGPLVHVACCCGNIFSYLFPKYSKNEAKKREVLSAASAAGVSVAFGAPIGGVLFSLEEVSYYFPLKTLWRSFFAALVAAFVLRSINPFGNSRLVLFYVEYHTPWYLFELIPFILLGVFGGLWGAFFIRANIAWCRRRKSTRFGKYPVLEVILVAAITAVVAFPNPYTRQNTSELIKELFTDCGPLESSQLCQYRAQMNGSKAFTDNPNRPAGPGVYAAMWQLCLALIFKIIMTIFTFGLKVPSGLFIPSMAIGAIAGRIVGIAVEQLAYYHHDWFLFKEWCEVGADCITPGLYAMVGAAACLGGVTRMTVSLVVIVFELTGGLEYIVPLMAAVMTSKWVGDAFGREGIYEAHIRLNGYPFLDAKEEFTHTTLAREVMRPRRSDAPLAVLTQDDLTVEELQSTINETSYNGFPVIVSKESQRLVGFALRRDITIAIENARRKQEGIMLNSRVYFTQHAPTLPADSPRPLKLRSILDMSPFTVTDHTPMEIVVDIFRKLGLRQCLVTHNGIVLGIITKKNILEHLEELKQHTEPLID
- the clcn3 gene encoding H(+)/Cl(-) exchange transporter 3 isoform X5, yielding MSNGGGAPSSTTHLLDFLEEPIPGVGTYDDFHTIDWVREKCKDRERHRKINSKKKESAWEFTKSLYDAWSGWLVVTLTGLASGALAGLIDIAADWMNDLKEGICLSAMWFNHEQCCWTSNETTFAERDKCPQWKSWAELILGQAEGPGSYIMNYFMYIYWALSFAFLAVCLVKVFAPYACGSGIPEIKTILSGFIIRGYLGKWTLMIKTITLVLAVASGLSLGKEGPLVHVACCCGNIFSYLFPKYSKNEAKKREVLSAASAAGVSVAFGAPIGGVLFSLEEVSYYFPLKTLWRSFFAALVAAFVLRSINPFGNSRLVLFYVEYHTPWYLFELIPFILLGVFGGLWGAFFIRANIAWCRRRKSTRFGKYPVLEVILVAAITAVVAFPNPYTRQNTSELIKELFTDCGPLESSQLCQYRAQMNGSKAFTDNPNRPAGPGVYAAMWQLCLALIFKIIMTIFTFGLKVPSGLFIPSMAIGAIAGRIVGIAVEQLAYYHHDWFLFKEWCEVGADCITPGLYAMVGAAACLGGVTRMTVSLVVIVFELTGGLEYIVPLMAAVMTSKWVGDAFGREGIYEAHIRLNGYPFLDAKEEFTHTTLAREVMRPRRSDAPLAVLTQDDLTVEELQSTINETSYNGFPVIVSKESQRLVGFALRRDITIAIENARRKQEGIMLNSRVYFTQHAPTLPADSPRPLKLRSILDMSPFTVTDHTPMEIVVDIFRKLGLRQCLVTHNGIVLGIITKKNILEHLEELKQHTEPLAASWYYHKKRYPASHGSNGKPRSRVHHVQLIRSFQDGRGGDGSEDEEEEVHLLDGSNL
- the clcn3 gene encoding H(+)/Cl(-) exchange transporter 3 isoform X1 codes for the protein MESEQLYHRGYCRNSYNSIASASSDEELLDGAGVIMDFHTTEDDNLLDGDAASPGSNYAMSNGGGAPSSTTHLLDFLEEPIPGVGTYDDFHTIDWVREKCKDRERHRKINSKKKESAWEFTKSLYDAWSGWLVVTLTGLASGALAGLIDIAADWMNDLKEGICLSAMWFNHEQCCWTSNETTFAERDKCPQWKSWAELILGQAEGPGSYIMNYFMYIYWALSFAFLAVCLVKVFAPYACGSGIPEIKTILSGFIIRGYLGKWTLMIKTITLVLAVASGLSLGKEGPLVHVACCCGNIFSYLFPKYSKNEAKKREVLSAASAAGVSVAFGAPIGGVLFSLEEVSYYFPLKTLWRSFFAALVAAFVLRSINPFGNSRLVLFYVEYHTPWYLFELIPFILLGVFGGLWGAFFIRANIAWCRRRKSTRFGKYPVLEVILVAAITAVVAFPNPYTRQNTSELIKELFTDCGPLESSQLCQYRAQMNGSKAFTDNPNRPAGPGVYAAMWQLCLALIFKIIMTIFTFGLKVPSGLFIPSMAIGAIAGRIVGIAVEQLAYYHHDWFLFKEWCEVGADCITPGLYAMVGAAACLGGVTRMTVSLVVIVFELTGGLEYIVPLMAAVMTSKWVGDAFGREGIYEAHIRLNGYPFLDAKEEFTHTTLAREVMRPRRSDAPLAVLTQDDLTVEELQSTINETSYNGFPVIVSKESQRLVGFALRRDITIAIENARRKQEGIMLNSRVYFTQHAPTLPADSPRPLKLRSILDMSPFTVTDHTPMEIVVDIFRKLGLRQCLVTHNGIVLGIITKKNILEHLEELKQHTEPLAASWYYHKKRYPASHGSNGKPRSRVHHVQLIRSFQDGRGGDGSEDEEEEVHLLDGSNL